The Pseudomonas sp. TH06 genome has a window encoding:
- a CDS encoding D-cysteine desulfhydrase yields the protein MIKQQLARFNRLDLLGQPTPLEKLERLSTWLGRDVYIKRDDLTPLAMGGNKLRKLEYLAADALAQGADTLITAGALQSNHVRQTAALAAKLGLGCVALLENPLGTDDSNYTGNGNRLLLDLFDTKVELVDNLDNADEQLAALAVRLRSNGKKPYLVPIGGSNALGALGYVRAGLELAEQIKDTGLDFAAVVLASGSAGTHSGLALALSEALPQLPVIGVTVSRSEEDQRPKVQGLAERTADLLGVALPDSFKVELWDEYFGPRYGEPNAGTLAAVKLLASQDAVLLDPVYTGKAMAGLLDGIGRQRFDEGPIIFLHTGGAPALFAYKDSLTS from the coding sequence ATGATCAAACAACAGCTTGCCCGCTTCAACCGCCTCGACCTGCTCGGCCAACCAACGCCTCTGGAAAAACTCGAACGCCTGTCCACCTGGCTCGGCCGTGACGTGTACATCAAACGCGATGACCTGACACCGCTGGCCATGGGCGGCAACAAGCTGCGCAAACTCGAATACCTCGCCGCCGATGCGCTCGCGCAAGGTGCCGACACGCTGATCACCGCCGGCGCGCTGCAATCGAACCACGTCCGCCAGACCGCCGCACTCGCCGCCAAACTTGGTCTGGGCTGCGTCGCGCTGCTGGAAAATCCACTGGGCACCGACGACAGCAATTACACCGGTAACGGCAATCGGCTGTTGCTGGATCTGTTCGATACCAAGGTTGAACTGGTCGACAACCTCGACAACGCCGATGAGCAACTGGCGGCCCTCGCCGTGCGTCTGCGCAGCAACGGCAAGAAGCCGTATCTGGTGCCGATCGGTGGCTCCAATGCGCTCGGCGCGCTGGGTTACGTGCGCGCAGGCCTGGAACTGGCCGAGCAGATCAAGGACACCGGCCTCGACTTCGCCGCCGTGGTGCTGGCCTCGGGCAGCGCCGGGACACACAGCGGTCTCGCGCTGGCCTTGAGCGAAGCGCTGCCGCAACTGCCGGTGATCGGCGTGACCGTGTCGCGCAGTGAGGAAGACCAGCGGCCGAAGGTTCAGGGCCTCGCCGAACGCACAGCGGACCTGCTCGGCGTCGCGCTGCCGGACAGTTTCAAAGTCGAACTGTGGGACGAATATTTTGGTCCGCGTTATGGCGAGCCGAATGCGGGGACGCTGGCAGCGGTGAAACTGCTGGCGAGTCAGGACGCGGTGCTGCTTGATCCGGTGTACACCGGCAAGGCCATGGCCGGGTTGCTGGACGGGATTGGCCGTCAGCGCTTCGACGAAGGGCCGATCATCTTCCTGCACACCGGTGGCGCGCCGGCGTTGTTTGCCTATAAGGATTCACTGACAAGCTGA
- the epsC gene encoding serine O-acetyltransferase EpsC has product MSERSSHWQLQTIVSQLRSARDQWRAQNGRASGEQGGRELPSRAAMAEILEALCGALFPMRLGPVDLREESEDFYVGHTLDVALNALLAQTRLELRYVARHSAQADTEVEARAIQIVQDFALALPGLRTLLDTDVLAAYHGDPAARSVDEVLLCYPGILAVIHHRLAHHLYRAGLPLLARISAEIAHSATGIDIHPGAQIGRSFFIDHGTGVVIGETAIIGERVRIYQAVTLGAKRFPADEDGQLQKGHPRHPIVEDDVVIYAGATILGRITIGKGSTIGGNVWLTRSVPAGCNLTQANLQHDDGTQK; this is encoded by the coding sequence GTGAGCGAACGTTCCAGCCATTGGCAATTGCAGACCATCGTCAGCCAACTGCGCAGCGCGCGGGATCAGTGGCGTGCACAAAATGGCCGGGCTTCCGGCGAGCAGGGTGGCCGCGAGTTGCCCTCGCGGGCGGCGATGGCGGAGATTCTCGAAGCGCTGTGCGGTGCGTTGTTTCCGATGCGCCTGGGGCCGGTGGATCTGCGCGAAGAGAGTGAAGACTTCTACGTCGGCCACACCCTCGATGTCGCATTGAATGCGTTGCTGGCGCAGACTCGGCTGGAGTTGCGTTACGTCGCCCGGCACAGCGCCCAGGCCGACACCGAAGTCGAGGCCCGCGCGATCCAGATCGTGCAGGATTTTGCCCTGGCCCTGCCGGGGTTGCGCACGTTGCTCGATACCGACGTGCTGGCGGCCTATCACGGTGATCCGGCGGCGCGCAGTGTCGATGAAGTGTTGCTCTGCTATCCGGGAATTCTGGCGGTGATTCACCATCGTCTGGCGCACCACTTGTACCGCGCGGGGCTGCCGTTGCTGGCGCGGATCAGCGCGGAAATTGCGCACTCGGCCACCGGCATCGATATCCATCCGGGCGCGCAGATCGGCCGTAGTTTCTTTATCGATCACGGTACGGGTGTGGTGATTGGCGAAACCGCGATCATTGGCGAGCGGGTGCGGATTTATCAGGCCGTGACCTTGGGTGCCAAGCGCTTCCCGGCGGATGAAGACGGGCAGTTGCAGAAGGGCCATCCGCGCCATCCGATCGTTGAGGATGATGTGGTGATTTACGCCGGGGCGACAATTCTCGGGCGGATCACCATTGGCAAGGGATCGACCATTGGCGGCAATGTGTGGCTGACACGCAGTGTGCCGGCGGGGTGCAACCTGACCCAGGCTAACCTGCAGCATGATGACGGGACGCAGAAGTAA
- the tcyL gene encoding cystine ABC transporter permease: MEEAFQLALDSAPFLLKGAYYTVVLSLGGMFFGLLLGFGLALMRLSRFKSVSWLARIYVSFFRGTPLLVQLFVIYYGLPQLGLELDPLPAALIGFSLNMAAYACEILRAAIGSIERGQWEAAASIGMTRAQTLRRAILPQAMRTALPPLGNSFISLVKDTALAATIQVPELFRQAQLITARTFEVFTMYLAAALIYWILATVLSHFQNKLEERVNRHDQES, encoded by the coding sequence ATGGAAGAAGCTTTCCAACTCGCACTGGACTCCGCGCCCTTTTTGCTCAAGGGCGCGTATTACACGGTAGTCCTCAGCCTCGGCGGCATGTTCTTCGGCTTGCTGCTGGGCTTCGGCCTGGCACTGATGCGCCTGTCGCGCTTCAAGTCGGTGAGCTGGCTGGCCCGCATCTACGTGTCGTTCTTTCGCGGCACGCCGTTGCTGGTGCAGCTGTTCGTGATCTATTACGGCTTGCCGCAACTGGGTCTGGAACTCGATCCGCTGCCAGCGGCGCTGATCGGCTTCTCGCTGAACATGGCCGCCTACGCCTGTGAAATCCTCCGTGCCGCGATCGGTTCGATCGAGCGCGGTCAATGGGAAGCTGCCGCGAGCATCGGCATGACCCGCGCGCAAACGCTGCGCCGGGCCATCCTGCCGCAAGCGATGCGCACGGCGTTGCCGCCGCTGGGCAACAGCTTCATTTCACTGGTCAAGGACACGGCACTGGCCGCCACCATTCAGGTGCCGGAGCTGTTCCGTCAGGCGCAGTTGATTACCGCACGGACCTTCGAAGTCTTCACCATGTATCTTGCCGCCGCGCTGATCTACTGGATTCTGGCCACGGTGCTTTCGCACTTCCAGAACAAGTTGGAAGAGCGGGTCAATCGGCATGACCAGGAGTCCTGA
- the tcyN gene encoding L-cystine ABC transporter ATP-binding protein TcyN: MIVVEKLTKQFKNQVVLNGIDLEVKEGEVVAIIGPSGSGKTTFLRCLNFLEQPTSGRIKVGDIEIDTSRPLNQQQSLVRNLRQHVGFVFQNFNLFPHRTALENVIEGPIVVKKMPRDAAIALGKKLMAKVGLAGKEDAYPRRLSGGQQQRVAIARALAMEPEVILFDEPTSALDPELVGEVLATIRGLAEEKRTMVIVTHEMGFARDVANRVVFFDKGVIVEQGEAKALFANPKEERTQQFLSKFLNHA, translated from the coding sequence ATGATTGTCGTGGAAAAACTGACCAAGCAATTCAAGAATCAAGTGGTGCTCAACGGCATTGATCTTGAAGTGAAGGAAGGCGAGGTGGTCGCGATCATCGGCCCTAGCGGCTCGGGAAAAACCACGTTCCTGCGCTGCCTTAACTTCCTGGAGCAACCCACCAGCGGCCGGATCAAGGTCGGCGATATCGAAATCGATACCAGCCGCCCGCTGAACCAGCAGCAAAGCCTGGTGCGCAATCTGCGCCAGCACGTGGGCTTCGTGTTTCAGAACTTCAACCTGTTCCCCCATCGCACCGCCCTGGAAAACGTCATCGAAGGCCCGATCGTGGTCAAGAAAATGCCGCGCGACGCAGCGATTGCCCTGGGCAAAAAGCTGATGGCCAAGGTCGGTCTGGCCGGCAAGGAAGACGCCTATCCGCGTCGTCTTTCGGGCGGTCAGCAACAGCGCGTGGCAATTGCCCGTGCGCTGGCGATGGAGCCGGAAGTGATCCTCTTCGATGAGCCGACTTCGGCCCTCGATCCGGAACTGGTGGGTGAAGTGCTGGCGACTATCCGCGGCCTCGCCGAGGAGAAACGCACCATGGTGATCGTCACCCACGAAATGGGCTTCGCTCGCGACGTGGCCAACCGTGTGGTGTTTTTCGACAAGGGTGTGATTGTCGAGCAAGGCGAAGCGAAAGCGCTGTTCGCCAACCCGAAAGAAGAACGCACCCAACAATTTCTCAGCAAGTTCCTGAATCACGCCTGA
- the tcyJ gene encoding cystine ABC transporter substrate-binding protein, producing the protein MNFSALRRNLLVGSLGLALSAGLIGQAVAGEQLQQIKDKGVINVGLEGTYPPFSFVDADGKLSGFEVELSEALAQKLGVKAKIQPTKWDGILAALESKRLDVVVNQVTISDERKKKYDFSEPYTVSGIQALVLKSKEAALNIKTANDLSGKKVGVGLGTNYEQWVRANVPGADVRTYDDDPTKFADLNNGRTDAILIDRLAALEYAKKAPKTVAAGEAFSRQESGIALRKGEPELLAAVNKALDELRADGTLEKLSTKYFNADVTK; encoded by the coding sequence ATGAATTTTTCCGCATTACGTCGCAATCTGCTGGTCGGTTCGCTGGGCCTGGCACTGAGCGCGGGCCTGATCGGCCAGGCAGTGGCCGGTGAGCAGCTGCAACAGATCAAGGACAAGGGCGTTATCAACGTCGGTCTGGAAGGCACCTACCCACCGTTCAGCTTCGTCGATGCCGACGGCAAGCTGTCCGGCTTCGAAGTCGAACTCTCCGAAGCCCTGGCGCAAAAACTCGGCGTCAAAGCCAAGATTCAGCCGACCAAGTGGGACGGTATCCTCGCTGCGCTGGAATCCAAGCGTCTGGACGTCGTCGTCAACCAGGTGACCATCTCCGACGAGCGCAAGAAGAAGTATGACTTCTCCGAGCCGTACACCGTGTCCGGGATTCAGGCGCTGGTGCTGAAGAGCAAGGAAGCCGCGCTGAACATCAAAACCGCCAATGACCTGTCCGGCAAGAAAGTCGGTGTAGGCCTGGGCACCAACTACGAACAGTGGGTCCGCGCCAACGTGCCGGGTGCCGACGTGCGTACCTACGATGATGATCCGACCAAGTTCGCTGACCTGAACAACGGCCGCACCGACGCCATTCTGATCGATCGCCTGGCCGCACTTGAGTACGCCAAGAAAGCGCCGAAAACCGTCGCCGCCGGTGAAGCCTTCTCCCGTCAGGAATCCGGTATTGCCCTGCGCAAAGGCGAGCCTGAACTGCTGGCCGCCGTGAACAAGGCCCTCGACGAACTGCGTGCCGACGGCACCCTCGAGAAGCTGTCCACGAAATACTTCAACGCTGACGTCACTAAATAA